The stretch of DNA GGATGAACAGGACATGATGGCGCGTTCCCGGTTTAGCCGCAGGACGTGATGGCGCGTTCCCGGTTTAGCCGCAGGATCTGATGCCGCGTTCCCGGTTTAGCCGCAGGATCTGATGCCGCGTTTCAGGAACGGCAGCAACGGCGAGGGAAGCAACGAGCAGGTGGAGCGGTTTTGCGTAGGAGCGCATCGCCGACTGGAGCGAAGTGAAGGCCGTCCGCGGCCGTAATGAGCGAAAGGAGGTGTCTAAGCGACGGCAAGACCGCCCCGCCGGCGCACCCAGTAACGACGCACGCAGAGGATGCGCCTCCCCCCGCCACGGAGTCCAGTGAAAGGAGCCTTAGCCCTCGGCCTTGCCCTGGCGCCAGTACCCCATGAAAGCAACCTGCTTCCGGTCAATCCCGACGTCCCGGACAAGGTACCGCCGCATGTCCTTGATGACTGCGGCTTCGCCGGCGATCCAGGCGTAGAAGGGCATGGCGCCGGCGGGCATGCCGGGGTTTTTGGTTGCCTGGATTTCGGCGGTTTCCATGCGGGCGGGGGTTTCCCAGAGAATGTCCACGTCCACGTCGACGTCCTCGGGCTCCGGGCCAGCACCGCCGTCGGCTGCTTTGATGCCCACCCAGCCTGGCACGGGCACTGCCTTGCGCACGGCTTCCCGCAGCAGTTCACCGTGCGGGCGGGAACGTCCAAGGGAGGCACCGCGTGCGAGCCAGGTGATTTCGACGTCTGCGGGTGAGGTCAATTCGAGGAAGTCGCCTGCTTCGGGGACTTCCAGGAAGGCGTGGCCGGTCATGTAGTCGGGCAGGCTTTCAAGGATGGCGGAGATGGCCGGGATGGCGGTTTCGTCTCCGGCGAGCAGGACGCGCTGCGCAAGCCCGGGCCGCCATTCGATGCCGGAGTAGATTTCGGCGGTGACGCAGTGCGCTGCCCGGTTGTTGGGTCCGATGATGGTGACCGCATCGCCCGGCTTGGCATTGAGGGCCCAGTTGGCGGCGGGTCCGCCTTCACCGTGGTCATCGAAGTGCATCACGAAGTCGACGTCGATCTCGGGGTACACGGCGTCCAGGCGGGCCTGCCGGACGGTGTAGGTGCGCATGGAACCCCGCACCGCCGGGTCCATGGCCAGCCATTCGCGGTACCAGCCGGCTTCGGCCATCTTGAAGGCCGGAAGGGGCAGCGGGGTGCCGTCGGCGGCGAGCGACGGGATCATGAGCTTTATCCGGAGGTCAAGGGTATCGCCGTGCACGCCGAAGTCTCGCAGAGAGTAACCGCCGAACGTGATCCGGCGGAAGTTGGGGCTCAGTTCCTGCACGGAAGAAACAGTGACCTCAAACGCCAGGGTCATGGGCTCGGTAGCGGCAACATCGCGGGTTTTCATGAAACGAGCTCCAGTTCGTTGGCAGGGACGTGGTGTCGGCCGATGGGAATGATCAAGGGGGTTCCGGACACGGGGTCGGGGATGACGCGGGATTCGAGGCCGAAGACGCTGCGGACCAGCCCCTCGGTCACCACGTCCCCGGGCGCACCCACTGCCACCACGGCGCCGCCTTTCATGGCGATCACGTTGTCCGCGTACCGGGCGGCGAGGTTCAGGTCGTGCAGGACGATGGCCACGGTGGTGCCCCGTTGGCGGTTCAGGTCCGTCACCAGGTCCAGGACCTCCACCTGGTGCGCGAGGTCCAGGTAGGTGGTGGGCTCGTCCAGGAGCAGCACCTCCGTTTCCTGGGCCAGTGCCATGGCGATCCACGCCCGTTGCCGCTGCCCGCCGGAGAGTTCGTCAACGTTCCGCTCGGCGAGGGCCAGCGTCTCGGTGGCTTCCAGCGCACGCTGGACAGCGGCGTCGTCCTTTTCACTCCAGCTGCGGAAGAGGCCCTGGTGCGGGTACCGCCCCCGCCCCACCAGGTCGCGGACCTTGATGCCGTCCGGGGCGGTGGGGTGCTGCGGGAGCAGGCCCAGGGTGCGGGCCAGTTCGCGGGCCGGCCGGGAGTGGATGTCCTTGCCGTCCAGGGTCACAGCACCGGCCGCCGGCTTGAGGAGCCGGGACAGGCCGCGCAGGAGGGTGGACTTTCCGCAGGCATTGGCGCCCACGATCATGGTCACCTTGCCCTCGGGAATCTCGGCACTGAGGCCGTCCACGACGCAGCGCTGGTCGTATTTCAGCGTCAGGTCTTTGGTGTTGAGAACTGCCACGTCAGGCATCCTTTCGGTTGGCCGTGACCAGGAGCCACAGCAGGAACGGGGCGCCGAGCGCGCCGGTGATCACACCCACCGGCAAAACGGTGCCGTCCAGCAGCAGGGGGGCAAGGTTGGCCGCAACGTAGTCGGCCGCGAGCACAATGAGGGCACCCACCAGGGCCGGCGCCGGGAGGCTGGCCTTTCCGGGGAAACGCCGCGCGATGGGGCCGGACAGGAAGGCGACGAACGAGACCGGCCCGGCTGCCGCCGTCGCGACAGCTGCGAGCGAGACAGCGATGATCACCAGCGCGAGCCGGGTGGCACCTACTTTGATGCCCAGCCCGGCGGCGGCATCGGGGCCGAGCTCCAGGATGCGCAAGGGGCCGGCGATGGCGGCCACGGCGGGGATCAGGACCGCGAGGGAAACGGCCAGAACACCGGCCCGGTGCCAGTTGGCGGAGTTGAGGGATCCGTTGAGCCAGACGAGGGCGTCAGCCGCGGTGCGGATATCGGCGCGGGTCATCAGGAAGTTGATCACGGCCTGGAGCGCCGCTGCGATTCCTACGCCGGCCAGGATGAGCCGGTTCCCGGCGGCATCACCGCGGCCGGCTCCGCGCAGGGTGCCGCCGGTGGAGATCGCGTAGATGATGGCTGCCACGCCAAGCGCGCCGCCCAGGGCTGCCCCGGAAACGGCGGCACCGGAGGCGCCGAACACCACGATGGCCACCACGGCGGCCGCACTGGCACCGTAGCTGATTCCGATAACGTCCGGGCTGGCCAGCGGGTTGCGGAGCATGGTCTGGAACAGGGCGCCGGCTAGGCCAAACGCGAGGCCGACCATGGTGCCGATGACCGCCCGCGGCAGTTTGTTCTCCATCACGATGAAGCTGGCGCCGGGGATCCTCTCACCGCCGGTCAGGTGGGCGATGAGGATTTTGAAGAAGTCCGGGATGGTGACGGTGTAGCTGCCCAGCAGGATGGAGACGGCGAAGAGGACTACGACGGCGGCGGCCAGGACGGCGGTCCGGCTCAAGAGCTGCCGGCCGCGGCGTTGCCCTATCACTTTTGGTCCCTCTGGCCCCGTTTTGGCAGCGTTAAGTGATGGGTCAACGGGGGATGCAACGGGTTTGTTGTTCGGCGCAAGTGTCACAACCCGGCCCCTTTGCCGCGGCGGATCAACCAGACGAACACGGGCGCGCCGACGAGGGCGGTCATGATGCCAGCCGGCACTTCACCGGGGAGCAGGACTACGCGGCCGATGATGTCGGCACCCAGGAGCAGCGCCGGCGCCAGGACCAGCGAGAACGGCAGGATCCAGCGGTAATCGGGGCCGGTGAGGAAGCGGACGGCATGCGGAACCACCAGGCCCACAAAGGCGATGGGCCCGGCCAGGGCGGTGGCCGCACCGCACAGCAGGACGATTCCGAGGGCGGTAATGCCACGAACCAGCCCCACGCGCTGGCCGAGGCCGCGGGCGATGTCATCACCCAGGGCCAGGCTGTTGAGGACCCGTCCGGTCAGCAGCACAATGGCTGCCCCGGCGGCCAGGAACGGGAGCCCGGCCAGCAGCACCGGCCAGTCACGTCCGGCGATGCCGCCCACCTGCCAGAACCGGAACCGGTCCAGGGTGTCCTGGCTCGAGACCAGGATGACGTTCATCAGCGAGTACAGGCCCGCATTCAATGCCGCCCCCGCCAGGGCGAGCTTCACCGGAGTGGCGCCGTCCCTGCCCAGTGACGCGATGAGGTAAACCACGACGGCGGCTGCTGCGGCGCCGAGGAAAGCGAACCAGACGTACCCGGACAGTGAGCCGACGCCAAAGAGGTAGATGCCGGTCACTACTGCCAGGGCGGCGCCGGCATTGACACCCATGATCCCCGGATCGGCGAGCGGATTGCGGGCCACGCCCTGCATGGCGGCGCCGGCCAGCCCGAGTGCCCCGCCGGCCAGCAGGCCGAGGGACGTCCGCGGGATGCGGGCGTGGACCACGGCGTGGTCACCGTTGGCAGGATCAAAGGCGGTGAGGGCCTGCCATACCGTCTCCAGGGGAAGCCCCCGGGCCCCGATGGCCAGGGAAGCCCCGGCCAGGAGGGCGAGTACAACGACGGCGGCCAGCAGCCAGGCTGCCCGGCGCCCGCTGGAAGCATCCCTCCGGAAAAGGGCACGCGCTCCCTTTTTCGGCACGGAAGTGCCGGAAATCCGCGGCTGGTGGGCCGCCGTCGTCGTACTCGGTGTCACGGAGCCGGTGCTACTTCGCTGCGTCCGCTGCGGTGGCCAGCTCCGGCAGGAACGTGGCCAGCGCCCAGGGCAGGCTCAACGGGGAGGAGGCGGAGACTGCCAGGACCAGGCTCTTGTCCGCGTCCGCGACGAAGGCACCGTCCTTGACGGCCGGGATCTGGCCGAGCAGGGGATCGTTCTTGATGGCGTCTGCCTCGCTGGCGTCCTCGACCGAGCTTAGGAAGATGTCGGAGCCGAGTTCGTTGGCCTTCTCTGCGGACCATGGCACGAAGAACTCCTTCGAGCCTGCGGACGCCTGCTCGGCAACCGGGGCGAGCTTCATCCCCAGGGAGGTCAGGAATTTCGGCCGGTTGTCATTGGCCGTGTAGATACCCGTCTGGGTGAGGTCCGAGGGAAGGGCGTAGCCGTAGATGAACGTCTTGCCGGCGAGCTGTGGGTACTCCGCGGCTTCTTCCTTGACGGTGGCCTCAGTATCGGAGACCAGCTTGGCTGCTTCGGCATCCTTGCCGAGGGCCTTGCCGATGATGGTGGTGGCGTCCTGCCAGGAGGTGCCATAGGCCAGCTCGGGGTGGGCCACGACGGGGGCAATCTCGCTGAGCTTCTTGTAGTCCTCTTCCGAGAGGCCGGAGTAGGCGGCGAGGATAACGTCCGGGGCGAGCTTGGCGATCTCGGTGAAGTTGATGCCGTCAGCCTCGGAGTACTGCACCGGGGCCTTGCCTGAGCCGAATTCCGCGCCGAGTTCCTTCAGCGCTGCGTCCTTCCAGGGGGTGGAGCCCTGATCGTTGCCGCCCCATTCGTTCTTGGGAACGCCTACGGGCACAACACCGAGGGCAATGGCAACGTCGTCATTGACCCAGGAGACGGTGGCTACGCGGGTTGGCTGCTTCTCAATGATCGTCTTGCCGTAGACGTGGTCAATGGTGACCGGGAACTGCGCGCTACTGGAGCTCGGTGCGCTGGAATCCGTGCTGGATGTTGCCGGGCCCGTCGAGCAGGCGGAGAGGGTGAGAGCCGCTGCGGCCAGGACGGCCGTGGCCTTGCCGGCTGATTTCAACAGGGTGCGGCGGGTGGTGCTGGGCCCGGGGAAGAGGGGGGAAGTCACGGAACTCCTTAAGTGGCGGAAGCGAACTCAAGTAAGGCTAGCCTACCCTTGGAGTGATTACGCAACGTTTCCGTACCTTATTCCCTTCGTATGACGAAAGACACACTTTTGGCGGCCGAACGGACCTGGACAGGCAAGATGCGGTTCGGCAGGACAACAGCAAGAGGAGCCGCCCCCCGCGGGGAGGTTCCTCTTGCTGCCTGTCAGCGGTAGGAGAAGCTCATCAGCACCGACTTCAGCGCCTGGCCTTCAGCACCCCAGTACCACGCTTTCGCCGCCTCATCGCCCGCGAACGGCGGACCGGTGAACAGCACGTCTGCGGTCAAAATGCGGTCGCCGAGCTTGATCGGGCCGTATTGCACCTGCCCGTCGGGCGAGACCGGCGATCCCGCCGTTAGCTCCATGCGGTAAGTAGCAGCCCCAAGAGCGTGATCAACAAAGAACGACGAACTGGGCGTAGGAACCGCAGCCCCGACCAATCCTGGCACCGGGTCCGTCTCGAGTACGAACCTGGAGACATTACCGGCGGTGGCGTCACCGACCTGGCTGTAGTAGATGGCGACCTGCTCGTTGCCGCTGGCATCAAAGACTGCCGCAGTCTCCACCGCAGGGGACGCTGAAACCTGTTCATGCTCCACACGCCACCCGTCCGGGTGGGCAAAGGACAGGCGGCCATCTGCGAAGGTGAAGGTCACCGGCCCGGCAGGAGCGGGAGAAGAGGTGGCGACGGGAATGATTGATGCTGGCGGGCTTGCCTCAGCCCTCTGGGCGGCAGTGCCATTGGAGGAACCGCTGTCACCGGCAGTGCCGTCGGCACAGCCCGTGAGGGTGAGGGCTGCGGCGGCGGTGAGCGCCATGAAGGTGGCGGCGCGATGTGCTGGGCGCATTTGCGGTGCCTTTCAAGGGAAGGCCGTCATTCTCCACGGGCGTCAGATGCAGGACCCAGCGTTCCACAAGTACCCGACCAGGAGGATGAAGGCGAGTGTTTGATGCCGACCAGCATGGCACCAGAACAGCAGCCTTCAACAGCTCTCACGCAATATATCCATCGATTTGTTATAAAGCCCGTCCGCTGATGACAGCTAGCGCAAAACGATGTCCACCGGGTTCGCTTCGGACCGCCACGCGCCCTCTTGCCCCGGCCGCGGCTTGATGACCGGAGCCGTCAGCACGCCCGAGCGGTTGGTGCGCCTGTCCCGCAGGATTTCGGTGACGGAGCCCAGGTGCCGGGACAGGTCGATGACGTTCTCCGGTGCAGCGAGAAGCAGCTGGAATCCGAACTCGTGCAGGGCCTTGATCCCGGCGCCTGCAAACTCCTCGGAAGCCAGCACAAAGGCCTCGTCCATCATCACGGTGCCGTAGGTGGTGAAGCCCTGCTCCGCGATGCCCAGCTGGTAGCTCAGTGCGGCCGCCATGATGAAGGCCGTGAAGCGCTGCCGCTCGCCGCCGGACATGGATCCGGTGTCCGCATGCATAAAGACCTCGGACTTTTTGGCACCACGGGGGCCTGTTGCCTCACGGTGCTCCTTGCACTGGATGAACAGGTGCCCGCGCACATCGAGCACTTCGGCCCGCCAGCGCCTGTCTTCCGGCGCCTGGGAGCCCAGCCGCTTGACCAGGGTTTCCAGGGACTTGTAGCGGGCGGTGAGCTCGGCGTCGTCGTCCCTTTCCACGGTGGCGCCGTCGGTCCGGGCGCTGTCGGTCCGCGCACCGTCCGTCTTTACCGGGCGGCTGTGCCGGGCCTTCAGGGCGTTCTGGATGGCGTCCTTGAACTGCTTGGCCGTGGGCGGCAGGGTTTGCTTGATGTCCAGTTCCAGGAAGCTGCCCTCATGGAAGTTGACCTGTGACAGGATGCCGTTCAGCGGCAGGATGCGGCTGGTGATGGAACGGCGTTCCTCATCCAGCAGGTGCAGCAGCGTGCTGAAGGATTCGTGTGTGCGCTGGTTGAAGAACTGCCGGAATTCGGCTTCCTGGGCGGGCAGCCCGTCGCTGACGATGGCGTGGTAGCGGGTCTCGAACTCACCCGCGGCGCCGATGCTGGTGCCGTGGTCCGCAGAAATAGCGCTGCCCCACTCGCGCACGAACCCCTCAAAAATCCGGGTGAGCCGCTCTGCCGTGGCCTGCCCGCGCGATTCCGCGGTGTGCAGCTCGCCGAGGAGCGCGGTCCGCACCCGGTTGGCGAGGTTGTCCAGCTCGTGCATTTCGCTGACGTCGCCGAAATCGGCAAAGTACGGTTCCAGCGCGACGACTGTAGCGTCCGACGGCGGCACCTGGGCCAGCCGCTCCCGCGCAGCTTCCAGCAGCGAATCAGCGGCCGTCAACTGCCGGTCCAGCGCTTTGTATTCGCTCTGCAGGACGGCAGCCGCCTCGGTGCTGGACTGGTGTTTCTGCCGCACCCCCTCGATGGTGGCGCGGAGCGGCTCCAGGTCAGCCTGCGCGGCCAGGGCGTCCTTCAGCCGCTGCTCGATCCTGGCAAGCTCCTCGGCCGCCACTACCGCCGAAACCTGCTCCCAGGGGCGATGGTCCTCCGCGATCCGCCGCAGCACGTCAAGCTGCCGGCTCATGCCCTGGTGCGATTCCTCGCGGCTCTGGGCCAGCTCAGCCGCTTTGGCCACCTCCTGGCGCAGGTCCTCCACCTGGCCGGCCACGAGTTCCAGCTTGGCGGCGTTGTCGAACCCGAGGACGTAATCCTGCCGGCTGGTGAACCTGTCGTCCTTTTCCACGGTGTGGCGGTTGCGCTTCACCACGCCGCCCACGCTGAGGCCACGGTCCAGCCCGGCGAGCTCGTCGGGGTCCTCCACGCAGGGGTAGGCGAAGTCGAGCGCGATGCGCTCGCGGATCCATGCCCCGGCTTCGGCGGCGACGCCGGTGGCGAGGATGTCCAGCTTGGTCAGCAGGTCGCCGTCGTGCACGTCCTCAAGCGCCAGCGCACCGCCGGTGAGCGGCCTGGAAACGTCGACGGCCCGCAATGCGCCGCGCACGTTGTGGTCATTGAGGTAGCGGGTCACCGCGGCGAAATGCTCGCCGGGGACCAGCAGGGTGGTGGCGAGGTTCCGGAGCGCCCGCTCGGCGGCGGGACGCCACTTTTCCTCGCCCTCGGCGAGGTCCATCAGTTCCCCGGCGAACGGCATCCGGTCCTCCGGAATGCCGGTGGCGGCGGCGATGGCAGAGCGGTTTTCAATGCTCGACGGCGGCAGCAGGGACTTGCGTGTCTTCAGCGACACGAGCTCCTGCTCAGCCGCGGCCAGCTCCCGCTTCTTCGTGGCGTGGGCGTCGAAGGCTTCAAAGCGGAGCTCCTGCAGGGCCTGGGAGTCATCCTTCAGCTCAGCGGACCGGGCGGCAGCCTGCTCGTGCGCCTGCTCCCAGCCTTCCTCGGTCCATTCAAGCTGCAGGCCGGCGTCGGTCAGCGCCTGGCGCGCAGCTTCCTCCACCTGCTGGCGGAGCTTCAGGCCCACGCGGGCGTTGTCCAGCGACTGCTCGATCGCGGAGATGGCGTTGCCGCCCTGGTTGTTGTAGTCCGTCTCCAGCTGGCGCAATTCCTTGGCCAGGCCGTCCCGGACCGTACGCTCCGCGCCGAGCTCCTTGGCCTTCGCCTGGGCAAGCTCCTTGAAGCGCGCCAGGGTTTTCTGGTGGACCGTGACCGCGAGTTTTTGCTTGTACGCGTCGAACTCCCCGCCGGCGAGGTCCCGCAGCCGGTTGGCGTCCAGCAGCGACTGCGCGTACTCCCGGTTCAGGCCGGGCACCGGGGCCAGCTGGTCACGCTGCTGCCGGACGTCCTCCAGCCGCTGCCTGATGGACATCAGGTTGCTGAACTCCTCCACCACGTCGTCCGCCGCCGCGAGCGTTGCCGGGGCGTCCAGAACCTGATCGCGGAAGAAGGTGTTGACGCTGCCGCCCAGGCCCTTGCCTGCCTGGATGACCCGCAGGAGCGGCAGGGCCTGGTCCGAGTTGATGCCCAGCAGCCGGCGGAAACGCTCCGCGAAGGCCTTATGCACATCAAAGACCTGGGCGTCCGGGAAAATGGTCTCCAGGGCAGCCTTCGTGAACCGTTTGTCCGCGATGCCTTCCAGCGCCTCCAGATCCAGGGGCACGTGGTCGATCAGGTAGAACCGGCCCACGCTCGACTCCGTGCCATTCTTCGGCAGGTCGAACAGCGCCGAAACCGTCACCCTGGTGCCGGCCGCGTTATCAAACGTCAGCGCGACGGCGGACCAGGTGGCACCCGGCCGCTGGAAAGCACTCGCCGAGCCCTCGCCCACGGCCTTGTCGCCCACCTTGCCGCGCATGTACGTAAACGTGGTCCGCTTGTCCTCCACGGCACCGCCCGAACGCTGGGCTGCGGCCTCATTGGACCTTGGCCTCGCGTCGAAGACCCGCAGCATCGCGTCGAACAGCGTCGACTTGCCCACGCCCGAGTTGCCCGTCAGCAGCGTCCCGTTCCGGTCCACGTGCATGGTGTGCGCCCCATGGAACGTGCCCCAGTTGACCACCTGCACCAGGGCAAGGCGCATCTGGCCGGGGTTCGTCAGGTCCCCGATCGGCAGCATGCTCGCGATGCTCATTTGGTTGCCTCCGCTTCGGTGGTCGAGCCTGTCGAGACTCTGGTTTCGGCAGGCTCAACCACCGGATCGTCGTCCTCGGTTTCGACAGGCTCAACCACCGGATCTGCTTCGAGGTCTATCAGGGGCTCTGTGCCGGTGGGGTCTGTTGTAGCTGCTGCGAGGGCTTCTATCTGCGCCGGGATGTCCCCGATGTTTTCGAACGGGAGGGCCAGGGGCAGGGCGTTGGAGATGGTGTAGACGTCGTCCAGACCGGTGGGGAGGAGGAGCTGCCGGGCCAGGAGCTTGGTAATGGCCCGGTTGACAACGTCCGAGTCCCGGAGCGCGTCCTGCTGCCCCGCGGGCTGGTAGTGGGCCACCAGGTCGGAGATTTCTTCGCGGGTGATGGTGGGATCTGTCTGCGCGGTGACGTGCCGGTCAAGGAGCAGGCGCATCCTTAGCAGCACGATGGTCTCAACCCGGCTGAGCGCACGCTGCTGCCGAAGGATGCTGGAACGGGTGCTGCCTCCGATGGCGTCCGGATCGACCGGGCGCAGTACGGCGATCTTCCGTTCGTGGTCCAGCTGCATGGTGAGGAACAGTTCGGACAGCCGGCTGCGCAGGATGACCTGATGATCCAGCAGGACGGTCCAGAGTTTCTCGTCCCGGCCGCCGTCCACGTAAGGGCCCTTGAGAAGTTTCACCAGCGCCTGCCGCACCTTCATGGACAACACACCGGTATCGCCAGGGAAAAGGGCGGCGCCGTCAACGAACGTGTCGCGGGGAGTTATTGAGAAGGAGTCGGGCCTGGTTCCGCTCACCACCTGGGTCACGTCGGGCTCAACCACCGCCTCGGTGACGGGCCCAACCTCCGGGGCGGCCGTCGTCGTCATGTCTTCAGTCATCGTCAATCCTTCGGGAGGGTGACCAGCGGCAGGTAGGCCCTGCGCGTGGTGCCGTCGATCTGTTCG from Pseudarthrobacter siccitolerans encodes:
- a CDS encoding iron-siderophore ABC transporter substrate-binding protein, whose product is MTSPLFPGPSTTRRTLLKSAGKATAVLAAAALTLSACSTGPATSSTDSSAPSSSSAQFPVTIDHVYGKTIIEKQPTRVATVSWVNDDVAIALGVVPVGVPKNEWGGNDQGSTPWKDAALKELGAEFGSGKAPVQYSEADGINFTEIAKLAPDVILAAYSGLSEEDYKKLSEIAPVVAHPELAYGTSWQDATTIIGKALGKDAEAAKLVSDTEATVKEEAAEYPQLAGKTFIYGYALPSDLTQTGIYTANDNRPKFLTSLGMKLAPVAEQASAGSKEFFVPWSAEKANELGSDIFLSSVEDASEADAIKNDPLLGQIPAVKDGAFVADADKSLVLAVSASSPLSLPWALATFLPELATAADAAK
- a CDS encoding FecCD family ABC transporter permease, coding for MTPSTTTAAHQPRISGTSVPKKGARALFRRDASSGRRAAWLLAAVVVLALLAGASLAIGARGLPLETVWQALTAFDPANGDHAVVHARIPRTSLGLLAGGALGLAGAAMQGVARNPLADPGIMGVNAGAALAVVTGIYLFGVGSLSGYVWFAFLGAAAAAVVVYLIASLGRDGATPVKLALAGAALNAGLYSLMNVILVSSQDTLDRFRFWQVGGIAGRDWPVLLAGLPFLAAGAAIVLLTGRVLNSLALGDDIARGLGQRVGLVRGITALGIVLLCGAATALAGPIAFVGLVVPHAVRFLTGPDYRWILPFSLVLAPALLLGADIIGRVVLLPGEVPAGIMTALVGAPVFVWLIRRGKGAGL
- a CDS encoding DUF4194 domain-containing protein, with the translated sequence MTEDMTTTAAPEVGPVTEAVVEPDVTQVVSGTRPDSFSITPRDTFVDGAALFPGDTGVLSMKVRQALVKLLKGPYVDGGRDEKLWTVLLDHQVILRSRLSELFLTMQLDHERKIAVLRPVDPDAIGGSTRSSILRQQRALSRVETIVLLRMRLLLDRHVTAQTDPTITREEISDLVAHYQPAGQQDALRDSDVVNRAITKLLARQLLLPTGLDDVYTISNALPLALPFENIGDIPAQIEALAAATTDPTGTEPLIDLEADPVVEPVETEDDDPVVEPAETRVSTGSTTEAEATK
- a CDS encoding ABC transporter ATP-binding protein, encoding MAVLNTKDLTLKYDQRCVVDGLSAEIPEGKVTMIVGANACGKSTLLRGLSRLLKPAAGAVTLDGKDIHSRPARELARTLGLLPQHPTAPDGIKVRDLVGRGRYPHQGLFRSWSEKDDAAVQRALEATETLALAERNVDELSGGQRQRAWIAMALAQETEVLLLDEPTTYLDLAHQVEVLDLVTDLNRQRGTTVAIVLHDLNLAARYADNVIAMKGGAVVAVGAPGDVVTEGLVRSVFGLESRVIPDPVSGTPLIIPIGRHHVPANELELVS
- a CDS encoding siderophore-interacting protein, with the protein product MKTRDVAATEPMTLAFEVTVSSVQELSPNFRRITFGGYSLRDFGVHGDTLDLRIKLMIPSLAADGTPLPLPAFKMAEAGWYREWLAMDPAVRGSMRTYTVRQARLDAVYPEIDVDFVMHFDDHGEGGPAANWALNAKPGDAVTIIGPNNRAAHCVTAEIYSGIEWRPGLAQRVLLAGDETAIPAISAILESLPDYMTGHAFLEVPEAGDFLELTSPADVEITWLARGASLGRSRPHGELLREAVRKAVPVPGWVGIKAADGGAGPEPEDVDVDVDILWETPARMETAEIQATKNPGMPAGAMPFYAWIAGEAAVIKDMRRYLVRDVGIDRKQVAFMGYWRQGKAEG
- a CDS encoding FecCD family ABC transporter permease, with the protein product MGQRRGRQLLSRTAVLAAAVVVLFAVSILLGSYTVTIPDFFKILIAHLTGGERIPGASFIVMENKLPRAVIGTMVGLAFGLAGALFQTMLRNPLASPDVIGISYGASAAAVVAIVVFGASGAAVSGAALGGALGVAAIIYAISTGGTLRGAGRGDAAGNRLILAGVGIAAALQAVINFLMTRADIRTAADALVWLNGSLNSANWHRAGVLAVSLAVLIPAVAAIAGPLRILELGPDAAAGLGIKVGATRLALVIIAVSLAAVATAAAGPVSFVAFLSGPIARRFPGKASLPAPALVGALIVLAADYVAANLAPLLLDGTVLPVGVITGALGAPFLLWLLVTANRKDA
- a CDS encoding ATP-binding protein, with the translated sequence MSIASMLPIGDLTNPGQMRLALVQVVNWGTFHGAHTMHVDRNGTLLTGNSGVGKSTLFDAMLRVFDARPRSNEAAAQRSGGAVEDKRTTFTYMRGKVGDKAVGEGSASAFQRPGATWSAVALTFDNAAGTRVTVSALFDLPKNGTESSVGRFYLIDHVPLDLEALEGIADKRFTKAALETIFPDAQVFDVHKAFAERFRRLLGINSDQALPLLRVIQAGKGLGGSVNTFFRDQVLDAPATLAAADDVVEEFSNLMSIRQRLEDVRQQRDQLAPVPGLNREYAQSLLDANRLRDLAGGEFDAYKQKLAVTVHQKTLARFKELAQAKAKELGAERTVRDGLAKELRQLETDYNNQGGNAISAIEQSLDNARVGLKLRQQVEEAARQALTDAGLQLEWTEEGWEQAHEQAAARSAELKDDSQALQELRFEAFDAHATKKRELAAAEQELVSLKTRKSLLPPSSIENRSAIAAATGIPEDRMPFAGELMDLAEGEEKWRPAAERALRNLATTLLVPGEHFAAVTRYLNDHNVRGALRAVDVSRPLTGGALALEDVHDGDLLTKLDILATGVAAEAGAWIRERIALDFAYPCVEDPDELAGLDRGLSVGGVVKRNRHTVEKDDRFTSRQDYVLGFDNAAKLELVAGQVEDLRQEVAKAAELAQSREESHQGMSRQLDVLRRIAEDHRPWEQVSAVVAAEELARIEQRLKDALAAQADLEPLRATIEGVRQKHQSSTEAAAVLQSEYKALDRQLTAADSLLEAARERLAQVPPSDATVVALEPYFADFGDVSEMHELDNLANRVRTALLGELHTAESRGQATAERLTRIFEGFVREWGSAISADHGTSIGAAGEFETRYHAIVSDGLPAQEAEFRQFFNQRTHESFSTLLHLLDEERRSITSRILPLNGILSQVNFHEGSFLELDIKQTLPPTAKQFKDAIQNALKARHSRPVKTDGARTDSARTDGATVERDDDAELTARYKSLETLVKRLGSQAPEDRRWRAEVLDVRGHLFIQCKEHREATGPRGAKKSEVFMHADTGSMSGGERQRFTAFIMAAALSYQLGIAEQGFTTYGTVMMDEAFVLASEEFAGAGIKALHEFGFQLLLAAPENVIDLSRHLGSVTEILRDRRTNRSGVLTAPVIKPRPGQEGAWRSEANPVDIVLR